A stretch of Carya illinoinensis cultivar Pawnee chromosome 14, C.illinoinensisPawnee_v1, whole genome shotgun sequence DNA encodes these proteins:
- the LOC122294804 gene encoding putative phytosulfokines 6 produces the protein MKQNLHSNALLLFLLFVISYSEISARSIPVRQEQEKVKLNEITPGGSLVELDQGSESMNELMGMEDCNKGDEECLQRRIFTEVHLDYIYTQHHKP, from the exons atgAAGCAAAACTTGCACTCTAATGCTCTTCTCCTCTTCCTTTTATTCGTTATTTCTTACTCAGAAATATCTGCCCGTTCCATACCAGTCCGACAAG AACAAGAAAAAGTAAAGCTCAACGAAATCACTCCTGGAGGTTCCCTTGTAGAGTTGGATCAAGGCAGTGAATCCATGAAT GAGCTCATGGGGATGGAAGATTGCAATAAAGGGGATGAAGAATGCTTACAGAGAAGGATATTTACAGAGGTTCACCTGGACTACATCTACACCCAGCACCACAAGCCTTGA
- the LOC122294982 gene encoding uncharacterized protein LOC122294982: protein MEWCSHCQRSCVEVCMFGFISCPTCGKVLAEVGVRKSSYLIKARQKRMKRVKKEKEEEKKKKKKKPAGATEPDSSSSSSSPSTPESKVNPIECSQKATDKNPIIQRKSNTRMMWCSHCLEFCRTESCGDAICCSFCGKVLESVIPRRNSF from the exons ATGGAATGGTGCAGTCACTGTCAAAGAAGCTGCGTCGAAGTATGCATGTTTGGCTTCAT TTCCTGTCCTACATGTGGAAAGGTTCTTGCTGAAGTTGGTGTTCGGAAAAGTTCTTACTTGATTAAAGCCAGACAGAAGAGAATGAAAAGagtaaagaaggagaaggaggaggagaagaagaagaagaagaagaagcctgCAGGTGCAACAGAACCAGACAGTTCTAGTTCTTCTTCGAGTCCCTCAACCCCTGAAAGCAAAGTTAATCCAATTGAGTGTTCCCAGAAAGCAACCGACAAGAACCCGATCATTCAAAG GAAAAGCAATACCAGGATGATGTGGTGCAGCCACTGTCTCGAATTCTGCAGGACAGAAAGCTGTGGTGACGCCAT ATGCTGTTCTTTCTGTGGAAAGGTTTTAGAGTCAGTGATCCCCAGGAGAAATTCTTTCTAA